In Planktothrix sp. FACHB-1365, the sequence ATTTAAGTTAACCGCTAGGGTCAATAAGAAGGTTAACTGAAAAGCCAGAATAACGAGATAAAAAACCGCTCTGGCTTTAAAAACCGATAACATTAAACCGACGGTTTTAATATCAATCATCGGCCCAAATACTAAAAAAGCTAACAGTGCGCCACTGGTAAATGCAGAGGAAAAAGACAGGGCAAAAAATGAATCAACCGTTGAACAAATCGATACAACTCCCGCCAATAATAACATCGCTAAAATTGACGTCACCGGACTTTGACCTAAATTGAGAATCAATTCACGGGGAACTGCTACTTGAATGAGTGCAGCAATAAAACTTCCTAAGACTAATACTCCTCCTAATTCTCGAAATTCCTGCACCATATTTTCTAACATTGAACCCCAACGTTCTTTTGTGGGAGTAAAAAATATTGTTTTCCAAGGAGGAAGGACAGGTTTAACAGTGACAGGTGCTTTTTTTACGGGTTTTTTCAGGAGTTTTTGAGTTTTCCAAGCCGGAAGGGACTCTAGGCGCAGACGTTCTTCGGACTCCCCTAAAAAATAGGTTCCTGACTGAAGCAAGGAAGCACCTTTAACCTCAGAGTCAGAGGGTTGAGGAAGGTCAACGATGGGTAACGCACGGGCGATGGCGGGTTGAACAATGGGCCTTAAGTCCTTCTGAACACTAAAAACCCAGCCTAAAATGGTGGCGATGGTTAGGGAAAATAAAACCCGTAAAATGACGATTTCTGGTTGATCTCGAAACGCTGTCCAGGTTGACCAGATGACAATGGGGTTAATGGTGGGGGCGGCGAATAAAAAACCAATGGCCACCGATGAAGGAACCCCTTGTAAGAGTAACCGACGGGCGACGGGAACGTTCCCACATTCGCACACGGGAAACAGAAACCCGACTAAACTTCCCACAAATGCCCCTAGAAGGGGATGAGGGGGAATATAGGATAAAAGTTTCTGTTCATCGACAAACCACAACAGCAAACTGGAAAATAACACCCCCAAGAGTAAAAAGGGGA encodes:
- a CDS encoding permease is translated as MQATFIHQFNSGFTLFLSLLVEAIPFLLLGVLFSSLLLWFVDEQKLLSYIPPHPLLGAFVGSLVGFLFPVCECGNVPVARRLLLQGVPSSVAIGFLFAAPTINPIVIWSTWTAFRDQPEIVILRVLFSLTIATILGWVFSVQKDLRPIVQPAIARALPIVDLPQPSDSEVKGASLLQSGTYFLGESEERLRLESLPAWKTQKLLKKPVKKAPVTVKPVLPPWKTIFFTPTKERWGSMLENMVQEFRELGGVLVLGSFIAALIQVAVPRELILNLGQSPVTSILAMLLLAGVVSICSTVDSFFALSFSSAFTSGALLAFLVFGPMIDIKTVGLMLSVFKARAVFYLVILAFQLTFLLTLAVNLNFS